The following is a genomic window from Phaeodactylum tricornutum CCAP 1055/1 PHATR_bd_32x35 genomic scaffold, whole genome shotgun sequence.
AATCACGCACGACGGCAGAATGTGCAAATCCAAATACTCCTCCAAAACCTTTGCGGTATGCTTGGCACTCACAAAGACCATCTTCTCGACCACACCCGGATCGAAAAAGAACTTGGCCATCTTCCAAATCGTTCGAAAGAGCAACGGTGCACGTATGATGATGAGCTTTTTGGCGGTTTCCGGATAATTGTCCTGATCGAGTCGCATAATCTCCCCGTATACCGACAAGAGTTGTCGATTCAGATGCGACACGGACAAACCTTGTAAATCTTCCACGAGAGTCACTCGACGCACCGGGCGACCCTGCCTTGTTTCGAAGCGTTGAATCCATTCGCCGCGGGACACAAATTCGCGAATCCAAATCGCGTGTCGGATCATTTCGTCTCTGCCGAACCGCTGCAACATGCCCACGCCGTCGGTGACCCCGATCCGACCCACGTAAACTGGATCGCCGGCGCGGTCGAAGTCTCGCAAGACGGCGCCGGGATAGTACGCCCACATGATCGGTGGAGGTTCGTAGTCTTGCAAAATAGTGTCCACCCTGTTGGCGAGACGCCAAGCAATCATGTTTCGAAACATGCGTTCAGCGGCATCCACATCGCTCGGACGAGCGCGTAGAAACCGCACGACTTCGGAGGGATCGTTTTTCCAGTGCGAGACGTCCACCAAACGTTGTCCCAAAGTCGACAAATCCTCCAACTCGCTCTCCGAAAGCTGCCACAACGTCGCCACCCGAAGCAGTTCACTCTCCTGCTGCCAACGCGATGCTTCCGGTGTTGGCTCGGACGGGTCGACAATCTTCGAAGACGCCATCCGTCAGGATGCTTGCCGAGCGAACCCAATTTTGATTGGCACAAGTAGTGCACTAACGGTAACTGCCAAGGCACGATCCTTGAGAGCAAGAGCGTCGAATGCACCCAGGACAACACGGGTTTCGATGGGGACACCACCCAGCCAGTGTTAATCTATAGAAGTGGACGTGGCTAGAAGGACTCACTGGTTGTGCAGATACCTCACGTTGACGAATGGATGTGCTTCCATATTCTAACTTTTCCCTCTCAAATTGCAGGTTTCAAGCTCGCCTACGTACAGACTACCTCAGAGCGCACACTATTATAGGCGGTTTTGTAAAACACGACTGCCTCACTTTGGTCCACTATCAATTCCAGAGTAGAATAAATCGGGGAATACCAACAGATGGGTCTGATACGAAAGGATGTCTCTTACAGCATAGAGCTGAGCTTGTCTACCTACCGACTCATGCATATATTAGCTCGAGCAGTGTTACCTTTGCTCGCCCCGATTTCTACGATGACCTACCTACAGACTACAGAAGAGGGCACACTAGCAGGTTGGTAAAACACGACTGCCTTACAGCTATTAACAGTGGTTCCGTCGGGAACAGAACAAGTCACTAGAGTTAGGACTACGAGAGCAAATGATTCTGGTGCAAAAATATGCTTCCTACAGCGTAGTGCTGAGCTAATCTACCTACCAAGTCGTACATATATCAGCTCGAGTATTGTTAGCTTTAAATTATCGAAGGGAGAATCGCAAGCCTTACACCTATTCACATGCAGCACCAAGTGGGTAAAATTGGGACTAGTAAAGAGTTCTTTGCCAGTCGCTTTCGTTCAAAATTGTTTTTTCGCCAGATTTGATTCCTTGTTCTATCGGACCAAGTCTCGTTCTCCTCGGACGGTAGCCGCCTTTTCCATCAAATACTTCATCTGCTCAAAGTCGCCTGTTCGGCCATAAACGCTTCCTAGACGGTACAGTATTACCGCAATTTGTTCTTTGGGAACGGGTGGTTGAGATGTCGACAGAGACTTGTTTGGCTTGTAAACAAGCCAAAGTGCCTTCACAAAAGACTGAATGGCATCATCGTCATGACTCCAAGCGTACTGAATCATTCCAATCGTAGAGTGCACATCTGCAAGTTCCGTATTGGACAATTGTCGGGAGGCTGGGTGTTCCAAGAGCCCCACCAGCATCTCGGCTACAGAAGAAAActcttcgtccaaaaatCCGTCGTAGAACCCCAATAGTCGGAATCGATTCGCTATTCCTTGAAAAACCAAGAACTCTCGCAGATCAGTTCGCTTCGGGATTGTCTCGCACAGGAGTGTTTCGAGAAGGTCCGGCTTGAGACCGATACACCATTTTCCGCTTCTGCCGATCGTTCTGGTAGGCGAGTTGCGATGGCGAACAAAGAATCCGTAGGTTGAGGGCAAGAGCTCTTGTCTTGTTTGTCCACTGCTGGCATTtgtcttcatcgttgtcgcAGCCATGTTGTTGGGCAATTCGGTTTCTTGACTTTTTCAAAGCTGGTCAGTTTTTTTTATGAAGCGCAAATCTCGCCGTGATGCACGATactgactgacagagaaGTTCTATATCCGGTGGGTGTGCAAGGAGGAGATGGGATTACAAGCATAAATACAAAAAATGAGTTCAAGAGTACTCAGGTGTACTTAGAATCTTGTTGATAGTGAAATTCTGTATAGTCACTGAAAAGAAGCGGAATGAAGTCCAACGTCAGTagaaaaatgaaaattcGATTGACCTATTTAAATGTCGAAAGACCCCTTTGGTTTCTGGATCAATATATAACGGTTACGGAGTCTACAAGTGCAAATCAAGTTCAATGGGAAGCCTTCATTTTGAGTTTTTTGCGAACATCGCGCAAGATCAACCTTCAGGAAACTACCTAATTGTTTACTGAGGCTGTTCGTTCCCGGGACCATCATCCACCAATCAAAGCAATTTGAAAGAGAATACTGTATTCCATTTTACTGTCAACTGTGCCGGAAGTTTGTTGGAAATCCATTGACACGTGATTCGTATTGGCATCCGCGTGGGAATAGGAGCGACCGTCCTTCGCTCTTGTTTCTTTGGACCGTGCTTCCGTCATCCGATCCATGCTTGCCGACCGTCGCTCATCCTTCGTTCGTTACCGTTTGTGTTGCTTCCTTCGAATCACCCCATCAAGGCGATCCGTTGCCGAGGTCATGTTCAGTATGCTTTTACATTCACCCAACAAGCGACGTACAAAATCCCGCGACCCGCGTTGACAATACAAATATAATTTCAATGAGACTTGTTATTTTAGCTTCGCTACTTCTTTCCCCAGCAAGTTCATGGCTGATTCCGGAGAATAAAAGACATTCGTCTTGGGCGTTCCGTCGAGAACTCGCCCTCCAGTCGCAACCTGGCCAGCCGCACCATAAGGGAGCTCATCCCGATCCGGACGGTGCTCCTCATTATCCACAGCCGCGTCAGTATGATGAAGGGATCCTGGGAGATCTCACCGGAGGACGTCCCGGAGCAATTATTGAAACCGAAGAACAGCTCGCAATCAAGGCCCAGATATTGGAAGAGATTGACACCAAGACTCGCATCTACCCAGCCTGGATGGACCAACAGTACGGTGCTCTCATTGAAGATGAGGAAGCTGAATTTGACATTGACGATCCTGACGCAATCGATAGCTCAACTCTAGGAACCTGGACGATACAAGATTTGAGGAGCAAGTTTGACTACGAATGGGACCCCAACTCGGGCGAGCCGGATCCCAACATGTTGGAGATCACTCGCGATGATGTTCGTTACGTCAAAGAGAATGAAAAAGATGAGGATGGCGTGGAAGTGGGATATAATCCCATGTTTGGGCCTTCCAATCCAATCGATACCCGTACCATTCTTGGAACCATGGACTCGTACATGATCGACGATCGATCCCGCGATGACACAATGCTGACGCCACAGTTCTACGAAGGAGACCCCGAAATTGGTTTCAACGAAGATATCGTGCAGTTCCGCAAGTCCCTCGATATTATGGAGACTTACATTGATCCATTTTTGCCCGATGATATGCCTATACCCCGTCACGTGGCCAAGTGGCACGGATATCCCGAACAAACATTTTTGGAACCCAAAAACTATACGAACAATCGCTTTACTGAAAAACCAACCGACTTTGACGCCATGACCCCTCACCGAGCTCGACAACGTGCTGTCGAATTAGCGCGATCTAAGAATGCCGAATGGCTGCCAGATGGAGTCTCTCAGGCCTGGCACACTGAACAGCGGCAACCCTACGAAGATTGTGGTACATTGGTGGGCACCTTGCGTAAGGGCGAATGTGATGAAACAATAGTCAAACAGATTCAGCCCGCGTTAAAGGTTTTGGGGTCGTCGGTGGAGCTGCTCTCTATTGATGGTTCTGTTTTCCGATTCCACTACCATGGTCTCATGAAGAATCGCCACGGAATGAGATGTTGGGCAGAAACTATGCTGGCCGATTGCGGGGTTGAAGTCACGGGGGTTGTTTTCGAAACGGGCTTCCGCCGT
Proteins encoded in this region:
- a CDS encoding predicted protein, yielding MASSKIVDPSEPTPEASRWQQESELLRVATLWQLSESELEDLSTLGQRLVDVSHWKNDPSEVVRFLRARPSDVDAAERMFRNMIAWRLANRVDTILQDYEPPPIMWAYYPGAVLRDFDRAGDPVYVGRIGVTDGVGMLQRFGRDEMIRHAIWIREFVSRGEWIQRFETRQGRPVRRVTLVEDLQGLSVSHLNRQLLSVYGEIMRLDQDNYPETAKKLIIIRAPLLFRTIWKMAKFFFDPGVVEKMVFVSAKHTAKVLEEYLDLHILPSCVIPEGQGQATDGMPSRFEGGPLPKGTDGVSDGK
- a CDS encoding predicted protein, coding for MFSMLLHSPNKRPSSWLIPENKRHSSWAFRRELALQSQPGQPHHKGAHPDPDGAPHYPQPRQYDEGILGDLTGGRPGAIIETEEQLAIKAQILEEIDTKTRIYPAWMDQQYGALIEDEEAEFDIDDPDAIDSSTLGTWTIQDLRSKFDYEWDPNSGEPDPNMLEITRDDVRYVKENEKDEDGVEVGYNPMFGPSNPIDTRTILGTMDSYMIDDRSRDDTMLTPQFYEGDPEIGFNEDIVQFRKSLDIMETYIDPFLPDDMPIPRHVAKWHGYPEQTFLEPKNYTNNRFTEKPTDFDAMTPHRARQRAVELARSKNAEWLPDGVSQAWHTEQRQPYEDCGTLVGTLRKGEYSARVKGFGVVGGAALY